One window of Paralichthys olivaceus isolate ysfri-2021 chromosome 20, ASM2471397v2, whole genome shotgun sequence genomic DNA carries:
- the pum1 gene encoding pumilio homolog 1 isoform X2, whose protein sequence is MSSVCVLKRKAVLWQDSFSPHHRTTSPSMPVVLSSGGHAPPTGQTPQATPPSQQGVAGAGRSQDDAMVDYFFQRQHGEQPGKHRWPTGDNIHDSQVRSMDELNHDFQALALEGRAMGEQLLTGKKFWETDDSGKDGPKGIFLDQWRDSAWGASDHSVSQPIMVTRRPGQGFHGGGEVGVGSVMSPRSESGGLGVSMVEYVLSSSPADKLDSCLRKGPYGQRDGEVEEEKREKPKATFEAEKLKELTEAEADVISDVINPNGLPVQNGLDVDVKEFGRPPGNMPVPGPEGDLLGGPGGVGAEGMTTLGGGGGPKPPEDFSGVEQGGVTMDPMESVMEPLQFDYNSQMPMDSAPTVGLFDYTNQQQLFQRNNALAVQQLTAAQQQQYALAAAQQPHIGLAPAFVPNPYIISAAPPGTDPYAAGLAAAATLGPAVMPPQYYGVTPWGVYPANLFQQQAAAANNSANQQAAGQGQQNQQQVMRAGGNQRPLTPSQGQQGQQNDQLVAAAAVNSALAFGQGLAAGVPGYPVLAPAAYYDQTGALVVNTGARSGPVRLMAPASVIISPSAAQAVAAAAASAGGANGGLGGGANGPFRAMQSQQPQQQGGPGGALGGSSFYGSSSLSSSSQSSSLFSQGSGQPGPGSASLGFSQPTSSSLGATLGATLGGFGTAVANSSGGSGSRRDSLTGNNELYKRTPSSLTPIGHGGFYNGTLGFSPSPGPVGMPLPNQGPSHSLTPPPSLSNHSSSSNLNLGGLTNGSGRFISAAPGAEAKYRSAASSGSSLFSPSSQLFPSSRLRYGMSDVMPSGRSRLLEDFRNNRYPNLQLRDIAGHIMEFSQDQHGSRFIQLKLERASSAERQLVFSEILQAAYQLMVDVFGNYVIQKFFEAKCDADEMNGSPDFGSLDQKLALAERIRGHVLSLALQMYGCRVIQKALEFIPSDQQVISEMVRELDGHVLKCVKDQNGNHVVQKCIECVQPHALHFIIDAFKGQVFALSTHPYGCRVIQRILEHCLPEQTLPILEELHQHTEQLVQDQYGNYVIQHVLEHGRAEDKSKIVAEIRGNVLGLSQHKFASNVVEKCVTHASRAERAVLIDEVCSLTEGPHSALYTMMKDQYANYVVQKMIDVAEPTQRKIVMHKIRPHISTLRKYTYGKHILAKLEKYYMKNGVDLGPLCGPPNGIM, encoded by the exons atgagcagtgtgtgtgtgttgaagaggAAAGCAGTGCTCTGGCAGGATTCATTCAGCCCCCACCATAGAACTACATCTCCCAGCATGCCCGTGGTGCTGAGCAGCGGAGGACATGCCCCTCCAACTGGGCAGACCCCTCAAGCCACACCCCCCAGCCAACAG GGTGTGGCGGGTGCTGGACGTTCCCAGGATGATGCCATGGTAGACTATTTCTTCCAGCGGCAGCACGGTGAACAGCCTGGCAAACATCGCTGGCCCACTGGAGACAACATCCATGACAGccag GTACGATCCATGGACGAGTTGAACCATGACTTTCAGGCTCTGGCTTTGGAGGGGCGCGCCATGGGAGAG cagctgctaaCTGGTAAAAAGTTCTGGGAGACGGATGACTCTGGGAAGGATGGACCAAAAGGGATCTTCCTGGACCAGTGGAGGGACAGTGCGTGGGGTGCCTCAG ATCACTCAGTCTCTCAGCCAATAATGGTAACCCGTCGGCCAGGGCAGGGTTTCCATGGCGGAGGCGAAGTTGGTGTGGGCTCGGTGATGTCACCGCGGTCAGAGAGTGGAGGGTTGGGAGTTAGCATGGTGGAGtacgtcctctcctcctccccagcTGACAAACTGGATTCCTGCCTTCGGAAAGGACCCTAT GggcagagggatggagaggtggaggaagagaagagggagaagccAAAGGCAACGTTTGAGGCAGAGAAACTTAAAGAGTTGACGGAAGCCGAAGCTGATGTCATCAGTGATGTTATCAACCCCAATGGGCTGCCTGTGCAGAATGGCCTCGATGTGGATGTCAAAGAGTTTGG TCGTCCCCCGGGCAACATGCCGGTCCCTGGCCCAGAGGGTGACCTGCTTGGGGGTCCAGGCGGTGTAGGGGCTGAGGGCATGACAACCTTAGGAGGTGGTGGAGGCCCCAAACCCCCCGAGGACTTCTCTGGTGTAGAACAGGGTGGCGTCACCATGGACCCCATGGAGTCGGTGATGGAGCCGCTTCAGTTTGACTACAACTCCCAGATGCCCATGGACTCTGCGCCCACTGTGGGTCTATTTGATTACACTAACCAGCAGCAG CTGTTTCAGAGAAACAATGCACTTGCAGTGCAGCAGTTAACAgcagcccagcagcagcagtacgccctggcagcagcacagcagcctcACATTG GTCTGGCCCCAGCGTTTGTGCCCAATCCTTACATCATCAGTGCTGCTCCACCTGGGACAGACCCATACGCAGCTGGACTAGCAGCAGCGGCCACGCTtg GTCCGGCAGTGATGCCTCCCCAGTACTATGGTGTGACCCCCTGGGGGGTCTACCCTGCCAACCTTTTCCAGCAGCAAGCTGCTGCAGCTAACAACTCGGCCAATCAGCAGGCAGCAGGCCAGGGCCAGCAGAACCAACAGCAG GTTATGCGTGCTGGGGGCAACCAGCGGCCTCTGACCCCCAGCCAAGGTCAGCAGGGTCAGCAGAATGACCAGCTGGTTGCAGCAGCGGCCGTCAACTCGGCCCTCGCCTTTGGGCAGGGGTTAGCGGCAGGAGTCCCTG GGTATCCAGTATTGGCCCCTGCAGCGTACTATGATCAGACAGGGGCCCTGGTGGTCAACACTGGAGCGAGGAGTGGCCCTGTCCGCCTGATGGCCCCTGCCTCTGTCATCATATCTCCCTCCGCAGCACAAGCAG TTGCAGCCGCAGCAGCATCCGCAGGTGGTGCCAATGGGGGTCTCGGCGGTGGGGCCAACGGTCCTTTCCGTGCCATGCAGTcccagcagcctcagcagcaggGTGGCCCCGGTGGTGCTCTAGGAGGGAGCTCCTTCTACGGATCCTCCTCCCTCAGTTCCTCCTCCCAGagctcctctcttttctctcaagGCTCGGGCCAGCCGGGGCCCGGGTCTGCCTCCCTGGGCTTCAGCCAGCCCACCTCCTCATCCCTCGGTGCCACTCTGGGGGCTACACTGGGAGGCTTTGGTACTGCAG TGGCCAACTCAAGTGGGGGCAGTGGGTCCAGACGGGACTCCCTGACAGGCAACAATGAGCTGTACAAACGCACGCCCTCCAGCCTCACCCCGATTGGTCACGGAGGCTTCTACAACGGCACCTTAGGCTTCAGTCCCTCCCCTGGCCCCGTGGGCATGCCCCTGCCAAACCAGGGCCCGTCTCACTCCCTCACACCCCCACCTTCCCTGTCCAATCACAGCTCCTCGTCCAACCTTAATCTTG GTGGTCTGACCAATGGCAGCGGGCGTTTCATCTCTGCTGCGCCAGGAGCGGAGGCCAAGTACCGCAGCGCCGCCAGCTCAGGCTCCTCCCTCTTTTCACCCAGCAGCCAGCTGTTCCCGTCATCACGGCTACGCTACGGCATGTCAGACGTGATGCCGTCGGGCCGCAGCCGCCTGCTGGAGGACTTCAGGAACAACCGCTACCCCAACCTGCAGCTCAGAGACATTGCCGGCCACATCATGGAGTTCAGCCAGGACCAGCACGGCAGCAG GTTTATCCAGTTGAAATTGGAGAGAGCCAGTTCAGCGGAGCGCCAGCTTGTCTTCAGTGAAATACTCCAGGCTGCCTACCAGCTTATGGTGGACGTCTTTGGAAATTATGTCATCCAGAAGTTTTTTGAG GCCAAGTGTGACGCTGATGAGATGAACGGTTCTCCTGAT tttggCAGCCTGGACCAGAAGCTGGCTCTGGCAGAGAGGATCCGAGGTCATGTGCTGTCTCTGGCCCTGCAGATGTACGGCTGCAGGGTCATTCAGAAAGCTTTGGAGTTCATCCCCTCGGATCAGCAGGTCATT AGTGAGATGGTGCGGGAGCTGGATGGCCATGTGTTGAAGTGCGTGAAAGACCAGAATGGTAACCACGTGGTGCAAAAGTGTATTGAGTGTGTCCAGCCTCACGCTCTGCACTTCATCATAGACGCCTTCAAGGGACAG GTTTTTGCCCTCTCCACTCACCCTTACGGCTGCCGAGTCATCCAGCGCATTCTCGAACACTGCCTTCCTGAACAGACTCTGCCTATACTAGAGGAGCTCCAtcaacacacagagcagctagTGCAG GACCAGTACGGAAACTATGTGATCCAGCACGTTTTGGAGCACGGCCGAGCTGAGGATAAGAGCAAGATAGTGGCTGAGATCCGAGGCAATGTGCTGGGACTTAGCCAGCACAAGTTTGCCAG TAATGTGGTGGAGAAGTGTGTGACCCACGCGTCGAGGGCAGAACGGGCGGTGCTGATAGATGAAGTGTGCAGCCTGACCGAGGGCCCCCACAGTGCCTTATACACCATGATGAAGGACCAGTACGCCAACTACGTGGTGCAGAAGATGATCGACGTGGCTGAGCCCACCCAGCGCAAGATCGTAATGCACAAG ATCCGGCCCCACATCTCCACCCTGAGGAAGTACACCTACGGAAAACACATCCTGGCCAAGCTGGAAAAGTACTACATGAAGAACGGCGTGGACCTGGGTCCCCTCTGTGGCCCACCTAATGGCATCATGTGA
- the pum1 gene encoding pumilio homolog 1 isoform X3 — protein sequence MSSVCVLKRKAVLWQDSFSPHHRTTSPSMPVVLSSGGHAPPTGQTPQATPPSQQGVAGAGRSQDDAMVDYFFQRQHGEQPGKHRWPTGDNIHDSQVRSMDELNHDFQALALEGRAMGEQLLTGKKFWETDDSGKDGPKGIFLDQWRDSAWGASDHSVSQPIMVTRRPGQGFHGGGEVGVGSVMSPRSESGGLGVSMVEYVLSSSPADKLDSCLRKGPYGQRDGEVEEEKREKPKATFEAEKLKELTEAEADVISDVINPNGLPVQNGLDVDVKEFGRPPGNMPVPGPEGDLLGGPGGVGAEGMTTLGGGGGPKPPEDFSGVEQGGVTMDPMESVMEPLQFDYNSQMPMDSAPTVGLFDYTNQQQLFQRNNALAVQQLTAAQQQQYALAAAQQPHIGLAPAFVPNPYIISAAPPGTDPYAAGLAAAATLGPAVMPPQYYGVTPWGVYPANLFQQQAAAANNSANQQAAGQGQQNQQQVMRAGGNQRPLTPSQGQQGQQNDQLVAAAAVNSALAFGQGLAAGVPGYPVLAPAAYYDQTGALVVNTGARSGPVRLMAPASVIISPSAAQAVAAAAASAGGANGGLGGGANGPFRAMQSQQPQQQGGPGGALGGSSFYGSSSLSSSSQSSSLFSQGSGQPGPGSASLGFSQPTSSSLGATLGATLGGFGTAVANSSGGSGSRRDSLTGNNELYKRTPSSLTPIGHGGFYNGTLGFSPSPGPVGMPLPNQGPSHSLTPPPSLSNHSSSSNLNLGGLTNGSGRFISAAPGAEAKYRSAASSGSSLFSPSSQLFPSSRLRYGMSDVMPSGRSRLLEDFRNNRYPNLQLRDIAGHIMEFSQDQHGSRFIQLKLERASSAERQLVFSEILQAAYQLMVDVFGNYVIQKFFEFGSLDQKLALAERIRGHVLSLALQMYGCRVIQKALEFIPSDQQVISEMVRELDGHVLKCVKDQNGNHVVQKCIECVQPHALHFIIDAFKGQVFALSTHPYGCRVIQRILEHCLPEQTLPILEELHQHTEQLVQDQYGNYVIQHVLEHGRAEDKSKIVAEIRGNVLGLSQHKFASNVVEKCVTHASRAERAVLIDEVCSLTEGPHSALYTMMKDQYANYVVQKMIDVAEPTQRKIVMHKIRPHISTLRKYTYGKHILAKLEKYYMKNGVDLGPLCGPPNGIM from the exons atgagcagtgtgtgtgtgttgaagaggAAAGCAGTGCTCTGGCAGGATTCATTCAGCCCCCACCATAGAACTACATCTCCCAGCATGCCCGTGGTGCTGAGCAGCGGAGGACATGCCCCTCCAACTGGGCAGACCCCTCAAGCCACACCCCCCAGCCAACAG GGTGTGGCGGGTGCTGGACGTTCCCAGGATGATGCCATGGTAGACTATTTCTTCCAGCGGCAGCACGGTGAACAGCCTGGCAAACATCGCTGGCCCACTGGAGACAACATCCATGACAGccag GTACGATCCATGGACGAGTTGAACCATGACTTTCAGGCTCTGGCTTTGGAGGGGCGCGCCATGGGAGAG cagctgctaaCTGGTAAAAAGTTCTGGGAGACGGATGACTCTGGGAAGGATGGACCAAAAGGGATCTTCCTGGACCAGTGGAGGGACAGTGCGTGGGGTGCCTCAG ATCACTCAGTCTCTCAGCCAATAATGGTAACCCGTCGGCCAGGGCAGGGTTTCCATGGCGGAGGCGAAGTTGGTGTGGGCTCGGTGATGTCACCGCGGTCAGAGAGTGGAGGGTTGGGAGTTAGCATGGTGGAGtacgtcctctcctcctccccagcTGACAAACTGGATTCCTGCCTTCGGAAAGGACCCTAT GggcagagggatggagaggtggaggaagagaagagggagaagccAAAGGCAACGTTTGAGGCAGAGAAACTTAAAGAGTTGACGGAAGCCGAAGCTGATGTCATCAGTGATGTTATCAACCCCAATGGGCTGCCTGTGCAGAATGGCCTCGATGTGGATGTCAAAGAGTTTGG TCGTCCCCCGGGCAACATGCCGGTCCCTGGCCCAGAGGGTGACCTGCTTGGGGGTCCAGGCGGTGTAGGGGCTGAGGGCATGACAACCTTAGGAGGTGGTGGAGGCCCCAAACCCCCCGAGGACTTCTCTGGTGTAGAACAGGGTGGCGTCACCATGGACCCCATGGAGTCGGTGATGGAGCCGCTTCAGTTTGACTACAACTCCCAGATGCCCATGGACTCTGCGCCCACTGTGGGTCTATTTGATTACACTAACCAGCAGCAG CTGTTTCAGAGAAACAATGCACTTGCAGTGCAGCAGTTAACAgcagcccagcagcagcagtacgccctggcagcagcacagcagcctcACATTG GTCTGGCCCCAGCGTTTGTGCCCAATCCTTACATCATCAGTGCTGCTCCACCTGGGACAGACCCATACGCAGCTGGACTAGCAGCAGCGGCCACGCTtg GTCCGGCAGTGATGCCTCCCCAGTACTATGGTGTGACCCCCTGGGGGGTCTACCCTGCCAACCTTTTCCAGCAGCAAGCTGCTGCAGCTAACAACTCGGCCAATCAGCAGGCAGCAGGCCAGGGCCAGCAGAACCAACAGCAG GTTATGCGTGCTGGGGGCAACCAGCGGCCTCTGACCCCCAGCCAAGGTCAGCAGGGTCAGCAGAATGACCAGCTGGTTGCAGCAGCGGCCGTCAACTCGGCCCTCGCCTTTGGGCAGGGGTTAGCGGCAGGAGTCCCTG GGTATCCAGTATTGGCCCCTGCAGCGTACTATGATCAGACAGGGGCCCTGGTGGTCAACACTGGAGCGAGGAGTGGCCCTGTCCGCCTGATGGCCCCTGCCTCTGTCATCATATCTCCCTCCGCAGCACAAGCAG TTGCAGCCGCAGCAGCATCCGCAGGTGGTGCCAATGGGGGTCTCGGCGGTGGGGCCAACGGTCCTTTCCGTGCCATGCAGTcccagcagcctcagcagcaggGTGGCCCCGGTGGTGCTCTAGGAGGGAGCTCCTTCTACGGATCCTCCTCCCTCAGTTCCTCCTCCCAGagctcctctcttttctctcaagGCTCGGGCCAGCCGGGGCCCGGGTCTGCCTCCCTGGGCTTCAGCCAGCCCACCTCCTCATCCCTCGGTGCCACTCTGGGGGCTACACTGGGAGGCTTTGGTACTGCAG TGGCCAACTCAAGTGGGGGCAGTGGGTCCAGACGGGACTCCCTGACAGGCAACAATGAGCTGTACAAACGCACGCCCTCCAGCCTCACCCCGATTGGTCACGGAGGCTTCTACAACGGCACCTTAGGCTTCAGTCCCTCCCCTGGCCCCGTGGGCATGCCCCTGCCAAACCAGGGCCCGTCTCACTCCCTCACACCCCCACCTTCCCTGTCCAATCACAGCTCCTCGTCCAACCTTAATCTTG GTGGTCTGACCAATGGCAGCGGGCGTTTCATCTCTGCTGCGCCAGGAGCGGAGGCCAAGTACCGCAGCGCCGCCAGCTCAGGCTCCTCCCTCTTTTCACCCAGCAGCCAGCTGTTCCCGTCATCACGGCTACGCTACGGCATGTCAGACGTGATGCCGTCGGGCCGCAGCCGCCTGCTGGAGGACTTCAGGAACAACCGCTACCCCAACCTGCAGCTCAGAGACATTGCCGGCCACATCATGGAGTTCAGCCAGGACCAGCACGGCAGCAG GTTTATCCAGTTGAAATTGGAGAGAGCCAGTTCAGCGGAGCGCCAGCTTGTCTTCAGTGAAATACTCCAGGCTGCCTACCAGCTTATGGTGGACGTCTTTGGAAATTATGTCATCCAGAAGTTTTTTGAG tttggCAGCCTGGACCAGAAGCTGGCTCTGGCAGAGAGGATCCGAGGTCATGTGCTGTCTCTGGCCCTGCAGATGTACGGCTGCAGGGTCATTCAGAAAGCTTTGGAGTTCATCCCCTCGGATCAGCAGGTCATT AGTGAGATGGTGCGGGAGCTGGATGGCCATGTGTTGAAGTGCGTGAAAGACCAGAATGGTAACCACGTGGTGCAAAAGTGTATTGAGTGTGTCCAGCCTCACGCTCTGCACTTCATCATAGACGCCTTCAAGGGACAG GTTTTTGCCCTCTCCACTCACCCTTACGGCTGCCGAGTCATCCAGCGCATTCTCGAACACTGCCTTCCTGAACAGACTCTGCCTATACTAGAGGAGCTCCAtcaacacacagagcagctagTGCAG GACCAGTACGGAAACTATGTGATCCAGCACGTTTTGGAGCACGGCCGAGCTGAGGATAAGAGCAAGATAGTGGCTGAGATCCGAGGCAATGTGCTGGGACTTAGCCAGCACAAGTTTGCCAG TAATGTGGTGGAGAAGTGTGTGACCCACGCGTCGAGGGCAGAACGGGCGGTGCTGATAGATGAAGTGTGCAGCCTGACCGAGGGCCCCCACAGTGCCTTATACACCATGATGAAGGACCAGTACGCCAACTACGTGGTGCAGAAGATGATCGACGTGGCTGAGCCCACCCAGCGCAAGATCGTAATGCACAAG ATCCGGCCCCACATCTCCACCCTGAGGAAGTACACCTACGGAAAACACATCCTGGCCAAGCTGGAAAAGTACTACATGAAGAACGGCGTGGACCTGGGTCCCCTCTGTGGCCCACCTAATGGCATCATGTGA
- the pum1 gene encoding pumilio homolog 1 isoform X1 → MSSVCVLKRKAVLWQDSFSPHHRTTSPSMPVVLSSGGHAPPTGQTPQATPPSQQGVAGAGRSQDDAMVDYFFQRQHGEQPGKHRWPTGDNIHDSQVRSMDELNHDFQALALEGRAMGELLTGKKFWETDDSGKDGPKGIFLDQWRDSAWGASDHSVSQPIMVTRRPGQGFHGGGEVGVGSVMSPRSESGGLGVSMVEYVLSSSPADKLDSCLRKGPYGQRDGEVEEEKREKPKATFEAEKLKELTEAEADVISDVINPNGLPVQNGLDVDVKEFGRPPGNMPVPGPEGDLLGGPGGVGAEGMTTLGGGGGPKPPEDFSGVEQGGVTMDPMESVMEPLQFDYNSQMPMDSAPTVGLFDYTNQQQLFQRNNALAVQQLTAAQQQQYALAAAQQPHIGLAPAFVPNPYIISAAPPGTDPYAAGLAAAATLGPAVMPPQYYGVTPWGVYPANLFQQQAAAANNSANQQAAGQGQQNQQQVMRAGGNQRPLTPSQGQQGQQNDQLVAAAAVNSALAFGQGLAAGVPGYPVLAPAAYYDQTGALVVNTGARSGPVRLMAPASVIISPSAAQAVAAAAASAGGANGGLGGGANGPFRAMQSQQPQQQGGPGGALGGSSFYGSSSLSSSSQSSSLFSQGSGQPGPGSASLGFSQPTSSSLGATLGATLGGFGTAVANSSGGSGSRRDSLTGNNELYKRTPSSLTPIGHGGFYNGTLGFSPSPGPVGMPLPNQGPSHSLTPPPSLSNHSSSSNLNLGGLTNGSGRFISAAPGAEAKYRSAASSGSSLFSPSSQLFPSSRLRYGMSDVMPSGRSRLLEDFRNNRYPNLQLRDIAGHIMEFSQDQHGSRFIQLKLERASSAERQLVFSEILQAAYQLMVDVFGNYVIQKFFEAKCDADEMNGSPDFGSLDQKLALAERIRGHVLSLALQMYGCRVIQKALEFIPSDQQVISEMVRELDGHVLKCVKDQNGNHVVQKCIECVQPHALHFIIDAFKGQVFALSTHPYGCRVIQRILEHCLPEQTLPILEELHQHTEQLVQDQYGNYVIQHVLEHGRAEDKSKIVAEIRGNVLGLSQHKFASNVVEKCVTHASRAERAVLIDEVCSLTEGPHSALYTMMKDQYANYVVQKMIDVAEPTQRKIVMHKIRPHISTLRKYTYGKHILAKLEKYYMKNGVDLGPLCGPPNGIM, encoded by the exons atgagcagtgtgtgtgtgttgaagaggAAAGCAGTGCTCTGGCAGGATTCATTCAGCCCCCACCATAGAACTACATCTCCCAGCATGCCCGTGGTGCTGAGCAGCGGAGGACATGCCCCTCCAACTGGGCAGACCCCTCAAGCCACACCCCCCAGCCAACAG GGTGTGGCGGGTGCTGGACGTTCCCAGGATGATGCCATGGTAGACTATTTCTTCCAGCGGCAGCACGGTGAACAGCCTGGCAAACATCGCTGGCCCACTGGAGACAACATCCATGACAGccag GTACGATCCATGGACGAGTTGAACCATGACTTTCAGGCTCTGGCTTTGGAGGGGCGCGCCATGGGAGAG ctgctaaCTGGTAAAAAGTTCTGGGAGACGGATGACTCTGGGAAGGATGGACCAAAAGGGATCTTCCTGGACCAGTGGAGGGACAGTGCGTGGGGTGCCTCAG ATCACTCAGTCTCTCAGCCAATAATGGTAACCCGTCGGCCAGGGCAGGGTTTCCATGGCGGAGGCGAAGTTGGTGTGGGCTCGGTGATGTCACCGCGGTCAGAGAGTGGAGGGTTGGGAGTTAGCATGGTGGAGtacgtcctctcctcctccccagcTGACAAACTGGATTCCTGCCTTCGGAAAGGACCCTAT GggcagagggatggagaggtggaggaagagaagagggagaagccAAAGGCAACGTTTGAGGCAGAGAAACTTAAAGAGTTGACGGAAGCCGAAGCTGATGTCATCAGTGATGTTATCAACCCCAATGGGCTGCCTGTGCAGAATGGCCTCGATGTGGATGTCAAAGAGTTTGG TCGTCCCCCGGGCAACATGCCGGTCCCTGGCCCAGAGGGTGACCTGCTTGGGGGTCCAGGCGGTGTAGGGGCTGAGGGCATGACAACCTTAGGAGGTGGTGGAGGCCCCAAACCCCCCGAGGACTTCTCTGGTGTAGAACAGGGTGGCGTCACCATGGACCCCATGGAGTCGGTGATGGAGCCGCTTCAGTTTGACTACAACTCCCAGATGCCCATGGACTCTGCGCCCACTGTGGGTCTATTTGATTACACTAACCAGCAGCAG CTGTTTCAGAGAAACAATGCACTTGCAGTGCAGCAGTTAACAgcagcccagcagcagcagtacgccctggcagcagcacagcagcctcACATTG GTCTGGCCCCAGCGTTTGTGCCCAATCCTTACATCATCAGTGCTGCTCCACCTGGGACAGACCCATACGCAGCTGGACTAGCAGCAGCGGCCACGCTtg GTCCGGCAGTGATGCCTCCCCAGTACTATGGTGTGACCCCCTGGGGGGTCTACCCTGCCAACCTTTTCCAGCAGCAAGCTGCTGCAGCTAACAACTCGGCCAATCAGCAGGCAGCAGGCCAGGGCCAGCAGAACCAACAGCAG GTTATGCGTGCTGGGGGCAACCAGCGGCCTCTGACCCCCAGCCAAGGTCAGCAGGGTCAGCAGAATGACCAGCTGGTTGCAGCAGCGGCCGTCAACTCGGCCCTCGCCTTTGGGCAGGGGTTAGCGGCAGGAGTCCCTG GGTATCCAGTATTGGCCCCTGCAGCGTACTATGATCAGACAGGGGCCCTGGTGGTCAACACTGGAGCGAGGAGTGGCCCTGTCCGCCTGATGGCCCCTGCCTCTGTCATCATATCTCCCTCCGCAGCACAAGCAG TTGCAGCCGCAGCAGCATCCGCAGGTGGTGCCAATGGGGGTCTCGGCGGTGGGGCCAACGGTCCTTTCCGTGCCATGCAGTcccagcagcctcagcagcaggGTGGCCCCGGTGGTGCTCTAGGAGGGAGCTCCTTCTACGGATCCTCCTCCCTCAGTTCCTCCTCCCAGagctcctctcttttctctcaagGCTCGGGCCAGCCGGGGCCCGGGTCTGCCTCCCTGGGCTTCAGCCAGCCCACCTCCTCATCCCTCGGTGCCACTCTGGGGGCTACACTGGGAGGCTTTGGTACTGCAG TGGCCAACTCAAGTGGGGGCAGTGGGTCCAGACGGGACTCCCTGACAGGCAACAATGAGCTGTACAAACGCACGCCCTCCAGCCTCACCCCGATTGGTCACGGAGGCTTCTACAACGGCACCTTAGGCTTCAGTCCCTCCCCTGGCCCCGTGGGCATGCCCCTGCCAAACCAGGGCCCGTCTCACTCCCTCACACCCCCACCTTCCCTGTCCAATCACAGCTCCTCGTCCAACCTTAATCTTG GTGGTCTGACCAATGGCAGCGGGCGTTTCATCTCTGCTGCGCCAGGAGCGGAGGCCAAGTACCGCAGCGCCGCCAGCTCAGGCTCCTCCCTCTTTTCACCCAGCAGCCAGCTGTTCCCGTCATCACGGCTACGCTACGGCATGTCAGACGTGATGCCGTCGGGCCGCAGCCGCCTGCTGGAGGACTTCAGGAACAACCGCTACCCCAACCTGCAGCTCAGAGACATTGCCGGCCACATCATGGAGTTCAGCCAGGACCAGCACGGCAGCAG GTTTATCCAGTTGAAATTGGAGAGAGCCAGTTCAGCGGAGCGCCAGCTTGTCTTCAGTGAAATACTCCAGGCTGCCTACCAGCTTATGGTGGACGTCTTTGGAAATTATGTCATCCAGAAGTTTTTTGAG GCCAAGTGTGACGCTGATGAGATGAACGGTTCTCCTGAT tttggCAGCCTGGACCAGAAGCTGGCTCTGGCAGAGAGGATCCGAGGTCATGTGCTGTCTCTGGCCCTGCAGATGTACGGCTGCAGGGTCATTCAGAAAGCTTTGGAGTTCATCCCCTCGGATCAGCAGGTCATT AGTGAGATGGTGCGGGAGCTGGATGGCCATGTGTTGAAGTGCGTGAAAGACCAGAATGGTAACCACGTGGTGCAAAAGTGTATTGAGTGTGTCCAGCCTCACGCTCTGCACTTCATCATAGACGCCTTCAAGGGACAG GTTTTTGCCCTCTCCACTCACCCTTACGGCTGCCGAGTCATCCAGCGCATTCTCGAACACTGCCTTCCTGAACAGACTCTGCCTATACTAGAGGAGCTCCAtcaacacacagagcagctagTGCAG GACCAGTACGGAAACTATGTGATCCAGCACGTTTTGGAGCACGGCCGAGCTGAGGATAAGAGCAAGATAGTGGCTGAGATCCGAGGCAATGTGCTGGGACTTAGCCAGCACAAGTTTGCCAG TAATGTGGTGGAGAAGTGTGTGACCCACGCGTCGAGGGCAGAACGGGCGGTGCTGATAGATGAAGTGTGCAGCCTGACCGAGGGCCCCCACAGTGCCTTATACACCATGATGAAGGACCAGTACGCCAACTACGTGGTGCAGAAGATGATCGACGTGGCTGAGCCCACCCAGCGCAAGATCGTAATGCACAAG ATCCGGCCCCACATCTCCACCCTGAGGAAGTACACCTACGGAAAACACATCCTGGCCAAGCTGGAAAAGTACTACATGAAGAACGGCGTGGACCTGGGTCCCCTCTGTGGCCCACCTAATGGCATCATGTGA